From Streptomyces sp. NBC_00370, a single genomic window includes:
- a CDS encoding DivIVA domain-containing protein: protein MPLTPEDVRNKQFTTVRLREGYDEDEVDAFLDEVEAELTRLLRENEDLRAKLAAATRAAAQNQQQQGMRKPPEPQDRTGGPVPAAISGPPVQQQPPQMGPPQLPGGAPQLPAGPSAHGPQGHGPQGHDPRGQQQHGPGPMQGGPMQGGPMQGGPMQGGPMQGGPMQGGPMQGGPMQGGPMQGQQMQGGPMGGPMGGPMGGHPGMGQPGQGPGGDSAARVLSLAQQTADQAIAEARSEANKIVGEARSRAEGLERDARAKADALERDAQEKHRVAMGSLESARATLERKVEDLRGFEREYRTRLKSYLESQLRQLETQADDSLAPPRAPAAASLPPSPSMAPAGAGAMGHTMGGNPSMGGGHGPGPGPSYGGQQQMSPAMTQPMAPVRPQAPQPMQQAPSPMRGFLIDEDDN, encoded by the coding sequence ATGCCGCTGACCCCCGAGGACGTGCGGAACAAGCAGTTCACGACCGTCCGCCTCCGAGAAGGCTATGACGAGGACGAGGTCGATGCCTTTCTCGACGAGGTCGAGGCCGAACTGACCCGCCTGCTCCGCGAGAACGAGGATCTGCGCGCCAAGCTGGCCGCCGCGACGCGTGCCGCCGCGCAGAACCAACAGCAGCAGGGGATGCGCAAGCCTCCAGAACCTCAGGATCGCACCGGCGGTCCCGTTCCAGCGGCCATATCCGGCCCGCCGGTCCAGCAGCAGCCCCCGCAGATGGGTCCGCCTCAGCTGCCCGGCGGTGCCCCGCAGCTCCCGGCAGGCCCGAGTGCCCACGGCCCGCAGGGCCACGGACCCCAGGGTCACGACCCGCGCGGCCAGCAGCAGCACGGCCCCGGTCCGATGCAGGGCGGCCCGATGCAGGGTGGACCCATGCAGGGCGGCCCGATGCAGGGCGGTCCCATGCAGGGTGGACCCATGCAAGGCGGCCCGATGCAGGGCGGTCCCATGCAGGGCGGCCCGATGCAGGGTCAGCAGATGCAGGGCGGCCCCATGGGCGGACCGATGGGCGGCCCCATGGGCGGCCACCCGGGAATGGGCCAGCCCGGCCAGGGCCCCGGCGGCGACAGCGCTGCCCGAGTCCTCTCGCTCGCCCAGCAGACCGCGGACCAGGCGATCGCCGAGGCGCGTTCCGAAGCCAACAAGATCGTCGGTGAGGCGCGCAGCCGCGCCGAGGGTCTGGAGCGGGACGCCCGCGCCAAGGCGGACGCGCTGGAGCGGGACGCGCAGGAGAAGCACCGCGTGGCGATGGGCTCGCTGGAGTCCGCCCGCGCGACGCTGGAGCGCAAGGTCGAGGACCTGCGCGGCTTCGAGCGCGAGTACCGCACCCGTCTGAAGTCCTACCTGGAAAGCCAGTTGCGTCAGCTGGAGACCCAGGCCGACGACTCGCTGGCCCCGCCGCGCGCACCCGCTGCCGCGTCGCTGCCGCCGTCGCCGTCCATGGCTCCGGCCGGTGCGGGTGCGATGGGTCACACCATGGGCGGCAACCCGTCCATGGGCGGCGGCCACGGCCCCGGCCCCGGTCCGTCGTACGGCGGCCAGCAGCAGATGTCGCCGGCGATGACCCAGCCGATGGCACCGGTACGGCCGCAGGCGCCGCAGCCGATGCAGCAGGCACCGTCGCCGATGCGCGGCTTCTTGATCGACGAGGACGACAACTGA
- a CDS encoding YggT family protein, which translates to MGVALQVVYIALMCFLIVLIFRLVMDYVFQFARSWQPGKAMVVVLEATYTVTDPPLKLLRRFIPPLRLGGVALDLSFFVLMIIVYILISLVSKLASSV; encoded by the coding sequence ATGGGCGTAGCGCTGCAGGTGGTCTACATCGCGCTGATGTGCTTCCTCATCGTGCTGATTTTCCGGCTGGTCATGGACTACGTCTTCCAGTTCGCGCGTTCATGGCAACCAGGCAAGGCGATGGTGGTCGTACTTGAGGCCACCTACACTGTCACCGATCCACCGCTCAAGCTTCTGCGGCGGTTCATTCCGCCGTTGCGTCTCGGGGGCGTGGCACTCGACCTGTCCTTCTTCGTTCTGATGATCATCGTGTACATCCTGATCTCGCTCGTAAGCAAACTTGCGAGCAGCGTGTGA
- a CDS encoding cell division protein SepF — protein MAGAMRKMAVYLGLVEDDGYDGRGFDPDDDFEPEPEPEREHRRHQPVHQERDEPVRMAQPPAQREREPVPLAAESGRPARIAPVASITPERPSLEKNAPVIMPKVVSEREPYRITTLHPRTYNEARTIGEHFREGTPVIMNLTEMDDTDAKRLVDFAAGLVFGLHGSIERVTQKVFLLSPANVDVTAEDKARIAEGGFFNQS, from the coding sequence ATGGCCGGCGCGATGCGCAAGATGGCGGTCTACCTCGGCCTCGTGGAGGACGATGGGTACGACGGCCGGGGCTTCGACCCCGACGACGACTTCGAACCCGAGCCGGAACCCGAGCGGGAGCACCGGCGCCACCAGCCGGTGCACCAGGAGCGGGACGAACCGGTGCGCATGGCCCAACCACCCGCCCAGCGCGAGCGGGAGCCGGTGCCGCTAGCCGCAGAAAGCGGACGTCCGGCACGAATCGCCCCCGTGGCATCCATCACACCTGAACGCCCGAGCCTGGAGAAGAACGCACCGGTGATCATGCCCAAGGTTGTGTCCGAGCGGGAGCCGTATCGCATCACCACACTGCACCCGCGGACCTACAACGAGGCCCGTACCATCGGGGAACACTTCCGCGAAGGCACGCCGGTGATCATGAACTTGACCGAGATGGACGACACCGATGCGAAGCGACTTGTCGACTTTGCCGCGGGTCTGGTGTTCGGTCTTCATGGCAGCATTGAGCGGGTGACGCAGAAGGTGTTCCTGCTGTCTCCTGCTAACGTCGATGTCACGGCGGAGGACAAGGCCCGCATCGCAGAGGGCGGATTCTTCAACCAGAGCTGA
- a CDS encoding YggS family pyridoxal phosphate-dependent enzyme, with protein MTDRRAELTRNLATVEERISSACAAAGRRRDEVTLIVVTKTYPASDVRLLHELGVRHVAENRDQDAAPKAAACSDLSLTWHFVGQLQTNKVRSVASYADVVQSVDRLKLVTALSAAAVRTGRELECLIQVALDAESGERGSRGGVAPDGIEELATAVAEAPGLRLGGLMTVAPLAGPYAGRQRAAFERLLELSSSLRAALPAANMVSAGMSADLEEAVKAGATHVRVGTAVLGVRPLLG; from the coding sequence ATGACCGACCGAAGAGCCGAACTCACAAGAAACCTCGCCACGGTGGAGGAACGTATCTCCTCCGCCTGCGCCGCAGCGGGCCGGCGGCGGGACGAGGTCACCTTGATCGTCGTGACCAAGACCTACCCCGCGAGCGACGTCCGACTCCTGCACGAGCTGGGTGTCCGGCACGTCGCCGAGAACCGCGACCAGGACGCCGCCCCGAAAGCCGCCGCTTGTTCGGATTTGTCGCTTACCTGGCACTTCGTCGGTCAATTGCAGACCAACAAAGTCCGTTCCGTAGCCAGTTACGCGGACGTGGTGCAGTCTGTCGATCGGCTCAAGCTTGTCACGGCGCTGTCGGCTGCCGCGGTGCGCACCGGGCGTGAACTGGAGTGTCTGATCCAGGTGGCGCTCGACGCCGAGTCCGGCGAACGCGGATCGCGCGGCGGCGTGGCGCCCGACGGGATCGAGGAGTTGGCCACCGCGGTGGCCGAAGCCCCGGGACTGCGGCTCGGCGGTCTGATGACGGTCGCGCCGCTCGCCGGACCGTACGCGGGTCGGCAACGGGCCGCGTTCGAGCGTCTGCTGGAATTGTCATCCAGCCTGCGCGCGGCCCTTCCGGCTGCGAACATGGTCTCAGCAGGGATGAGCGCGGATCTCGAAGAAGCCGTGAAGGCGGGTGCGACACATGTGCGCGTCGGTACGGCGGTACTCGGAGTCCGACCCCTGCTCGGGTAA
- the pgeF gene encoding peptidoglycan editing factor PgeF, with translation MISPITEVSSKGGAHFAFTDRWGGVSAAPYEELNLGGAVGDDPAAVLANRGTAAKSLGLDPELVVWMNQVHGRDVAVVDEPWQPAAGGGIPAVDALVTRRRGLALAVLTADCVPVLLADPVAGIAAAAHAGRPGMVAGVVPATVEKMITLGADPARITARTGPAVCGRCYEVPEQMRAEVAAAVPAAWAETSWGTPAVDVTAGVHAQLDALGVQDRRRSAFCTRESADHYSYRRDRTTGRLAGYVWLD, from the coding sequence GTGATAAGTCCGATCACCGAAGTCAGTTCGAAGGGCGGCGCGCACTTCGCCTTCACCGACAGGTGGGGCGGGGTGAGCGCCGCTCCGTACGAGGAGCTCAACCTCGGCGGCGCGGTCGGCGACGACCCCGCCGCCGTCCTGGCGAACCGCGGGACGGCGGCGAAGTCCCTCGGGCTCGACCCCGAGCTGGTCGTCTGGATGAACCAGGTGCACGGCCGGGACGTCGCCGTGGTCGACGAGCCGTGGCAGCCGGCGGCGGGCGGCGGGATCCCCGCGGTCGACGCGCTCGTCACCCGGCGGCGCGGCCTCGCGCTCGCGGTGCTCACCGCGGACTGTGTCCCCGTCCTGCTGGCCGATCCGGTCGCCGGGATCGCGGCGGCGGCGCACGCCGGACGGCCCGGGATGGTCGCGGGGGTCGTCCCCGCCACCGTCGAGAAGATGATCACACTGGGCGCCGATCCGGCCCGGATCACCGCGCGTACCGGACCCGCCGTCTGCGGGCGCTGCTACGAGGTGCCGGAGCAGATGCGGGCCGAGGTGGCGGCGGCCGTACCCGCCGCCTGGGCCGAGACCAGTTGGGGCACCCCGGCCGTCGACGTGACCGCGGGTGTGCACGCGCAACTCGACGCGCTGGGCGTTCAGGACCGTCGGCGCTCCGCGTTCTGCACCCGGGAGTCGGCCGATCACTACTCGTACCGGCGCGACCGCACGACCGGGCGGCTCGCCGGCTATGTCTGGCTGGACTGA
- the ftsZ gene encoding cell division protein FtsZ: MAAPQNYLAVIKVIGVGGGGVNAINRMIEVGLKGVEFIAINTDAQALLMSDADVKLDVGRELTRGLGAGANPAVGRKAAEDHREEIEEVLKGADMVFVTAGEGGGTGTGGAPVVANIARSLGALTIGVVTRPFTFEGRRRANQAEDGIAELREEVDTLIVIPNDRLLSISDRQVSVLDAFKSADQVLLSGVQGITDLITTPGLINLDFADVKSVMSEAGSALMGIGSARGDDRAVAAAEMAISSPLLEASIDGARGVLLSISGGSDLGLFEINEAAQLVSEAAHPEANIIFGAVIDDALGDEVRVTVIAAGFDGGQPPTRRETVLGASGKRDEQPAPARNADSGRSTSGLGTVPPREEKPVQADPTPVNEKPLPPVSAPQVPPARPYQDSQAEELDVPDFLK, encoded by the coding sequence GTGGCAGCACCGCAGAACTACCTCGCAGTCATCAAGGTCATCGGTGTCGGCGGCGGTGGTGTCAATGCCATCAACCGAATGATCGAGGTCGGCCTCAAGGGTGTCGAGTTCATCGCGATCAACACTGACGCGCAAGCCCTGTTGATGAGCGACGCAGACGTCAAGCTCGACGTCGGCAGGGAACTCACCCGTGGCCTCGGCGCCGGAGCCAATCCGGCAGTCGGTCGTAAGGCGGCAGAAGACCACCGTGAGGAGATCGAGGAGGTCCTCAAGGGGGCCGACATGGTCTTCGTCACCGCAGGCGAAGGTGGCGGCACAGGCACCGGCGGCGCACCCGTCGTCGCCAACATCGCACGCTCGCTCGGCGCGCTCACGATCGGTGTGGTCACCCGGCCGTTCACCTTCGAGGGCCGGCGCAGGGCGAACCAGGCGGAGGACGGCATCGCCGAACTCCGCGAAGAGGTCGACACCCTCATCGTCATCCCCAACGACCGGCTGCTGTCCATCTCGGACCGTCAGGTCAGCGTCCTCGACGCGTTCAAGTCCGCGGACCAGGTGCTGCTGTCGGGTGTTCAGGGCATCACCGACCTCATCACCACACCCGGTCTGATCAACCTCGACTTCGCCGACGTCAAGTCCGTGATGTCCGAGGCGGGCTCGGCGCTCATGGGCATCGGCTCGGCGCGCGGCGACGACCGCGCGGTGGCCGCCGCCGAGATGGCGATCTCCTCGCCGCTCCTCGAAGCGTCCATCGACGGCGCGCGCGGCGTGCTGCTCTCCATCTCCGGCGGCAGCGACCTCGGTCTCTTCGAGATCAACGAGGCGGCGCAGCTGGTGAGCGAGGCGGCCCACCCCGAGGCCAACATCATCTTCGGCGCCGTCATCGACGACGCCCTGGGCGACGAGGTGCGGGTCACCGTGATCGCCGCGGGCTTCGACGGCGGACAGCCGCCGACCCGGCGCGAGACGGTGCTCGGTGCCTCGGGCAAGCGCGACGAGCAGCCGGCCCCGGCCAGGAACGCGGACAGCGGCCGCTCCACGAGCGGTCTCGGCACCGTGCCGCCGCGTGAGGAGAAGCCGGTCCAGGCCGACCCCACGCCGGTCAACGAGAAGCCGCTCCCGCCGGTCAGCGCACCCCAGGTCCCGCCGGCCCGTCCGTACCAGGACAGCCAGGCCGAAGAGCTGGACGTCCCGGACTTCTTGAAGTGA
- a CDS encoding cell division protein FtsQ/DivIB: MAGPSTAERGARPQSESGRPDGGPEGRDSRIPSRRVIVVLIAVVLVLAGGIWLLYGSSWLRVDRVKTSGTEVLTPGQVAQAAAVPMGSPLISVDTDGIEARVRQKLPRIDSVEAVRSWPHGITLNVVERKPALLIEKGAKFIEVDAGGVRFATVEKAPKGVPLLELTVAQSPAQQRFTSTRLVREAVAIRRALPGKVAADTRTLHVRSYDSISLELSGGRTVMWGSSEDGAAKARALTALMKAVPKAGHFDVSAPTAPAASGS; this comes from the coding sequence ATGGCCGGACCGTCGACCGCCGAGCGTGGCGCGCGACCGCAGTCGGAGTCCGGCCGCCCCGACGGGGGGCCGGAGGGGCGGGACAGCCGGATTCCCAGCCGTCGTGTGATCGTCGTATTGATTGCGGTGGTTCTGGTTCTCGCCGGCGGAATCTGGCTGCTTTACGGTTCTTCGTGGCTGCGCGTCGACCGGGTGAAGACTTCCGGCACAGAAGTGCTGACTCCCGGCCAGGTGGCGCAAGCGGCGGCCGTACCGATGGGATCGCCGCTGATTTCCGTCGACACGGACGGGATTGAGGCACGGGTCCGGCAGAAGCTGCCGCGTATCGACTCCGTGGAGGCGGTTCGTTCTTGGCCGCACGGCATCACGCTGAATGTCGTCGAACGAAAGCCCGCGCTGCTAATCGAAAAGGGCGCAAAGTTCATCGAAGTGGACGCCGGAGGAGTGCGTTTCGCCACCGTGGAGAAGGCGCCCAAGGGCGTACCCCTGCTCGAATTGACGGTGGCTCAGTCCCCGGCCCAACAGCGCTTCACCAGCACCCGGCTGGTGCGTGAGGCGGTCGCGATCCGCAGGGCACTGCCCGGCAAGGTCGCCGCCGACACCAGGACTTTGCACGTGCGTTCGTACGACTCGATCTCTCTCGAGTTGAGCGGAGGCCGTACGGTGATGTGGGGAAGCAGCGAGGACGGCGCGGCCAAGGCACGTGCGCTCACCGCCTTGATGAAAGCAGTTCCGAAGGCTGGTCACTTCGATGTGAGCGCGCCCACCGCGCCTGCCGCGTCAGGGAGTTGA
- the murG gene encoding undecaprenyldiphospho-muramoylpentapeptide beta-N-acetylglucosaminyltransferase, giving the protein MHVVLAGGGTAGHIEPALALADALRRQDPTVGITALGTERGLETRLVPERGYELGLIPAVPLPRRPTPELITVPGRLRGTIKAAEQILERTKADCVVGFGGYVALPGYLAAKRLGVPIIVHEANARPGLANKIGSRYAAAVAVSTPDSKLRGARYIGIPLRRTIAVLDRAKVRPEARAAFGLDPNLPTLLVSGGSQGARRLNEVVQQIAPTLQRSGIQILHAVGPKNEMPHVDNMPGMPPYVPVPYVDRMDLAYAAADMMLCRAGAMTVAELSAVGLPAAYVPLPIGNGEQRLNAQPLVKAGGGLLVDDADLTPEWVQGNVLPVLADPHRLYEMSRAASEFGRRDADDLLVGMVYEAIAARRQA; this is encoded by the coding sequence GTGCATGTCGTACTCGCAGGTGGGGGGACCGCCGGTCATATCGAGCCGGCGCTCGCCCTCGCGGATGCCCTGCGCAGGCAGGACCCCACCGTGGGGATCACGGCCCTCGGCACGGAACGCGGTCTCGAGACCAGGCTCGTACCCGAGCGCGGGTACGAACTGGGGCTGATTCCCGCCGTACCGCTGCCCCGCAGGCCCACACCCGAGCTGATCACCGTCCCCGGGCGGCTGCGCGGCACGATCAAGGCCGCCGAGCAGATCCTGGAACGCACCAAGGCCGACTGCGTCGTGGGCTTCGGCGGCTACGTGGCGCTGCCCGGCTATCTCGCCGCCAAGCGTCTCGGCGTGCCGATCATCGTCCACGAGGCCAACGCGCGCCCCGGCCTGGCCAACAAGATCGGCTCCCGGTACGCGGCGGCCGTGGCCGTCTCGACCCCTGACAGCAAGCTGCGGGGCGCCCGCTACATCGGCATCCCGCTGCGCCGTACGATCGCCGTCCTCGACCGCGCCAAGGTCAGGCCCGAGGCGCGCGCCGCGTTCGGTCTCGACCCCAACCTGCCGACGCTGCTCGTCTCCGGCGGTTCGCAGGGCGCGCGCCGGCTGAACGAGGTCGTCCAGCAGATCGCGCCGACGCTCCAGCGCTCCGGGATCCAGATCCTGCACGCGGTCGGTCCGAAGAACGAAATGCCGCATGTGGACAACATGCCGGGTATGCCGCCCTATGTCCCGGTACCGTATGTGGACCGGATGGATCTCGCGTACGCCGCTGCCGACATGATGCTCTGCCGCGCGGGCGCGATGACCGTCGCCGAACTCTCGGCGGTCGGGCTGCCCGCCGCCTACGTCCCGTTGCCGATCGGCAACGGCGAACAGCGGCTCAACGCCCAGCCGCTGGTGAAGGCCGGCGGCGGCCTGCTGGTCGACGACGCCGATCTCACTCCCGAGTGGGTCCAGGGCAATGTGCTCCCGGTGCTCGCCGATCCGCACCGGCTGTACGAGATGTCCCGCGCGGCCTCCGAGTTCGGCCGCAGGGACGCCGACGACCTGCTCGTCGGCATGGTGTACGAGGCGATCGCCGCACGCCGTCAGGCGTAG